From the genome of Amia ocellicauda isolate fAmiCal2 chromosome 14, fAmiCal2.hap1, whole genome shotgun sequence, one region includes:
- the LOC136768097 gene encoding lithostathine-like: MTSDINECLSKPCGPNATCINTVGSYKCSCNSGFRVPKHNSGVNHSDLCQAFSLHFVREKRGWKEALRYCLTNHTDLVSVQNERDNRYLMDFLSRSSGSPDQVWLGLKRHMSWQYWYWTDDTPITFSHWDAGQPNNPFDELCGAAKLTSDGSYAWHDTCCQLQLSFVCY, translated from the exons ATGACTTCTG ACATCAATGAGTGCCTTTCCAAGCCCTGTGGCCCCAATGCAACGTGCATCAACACTGTGGGGAGCTACAAATGCTCATGCAACAGTGGATTTAGAGTGCCTAAACATAACTCAGGGGTGAATCATTCAGACCTGTGCCAAg CATTCAGTCTACACtttgtgagggagaagagaggctGGAAGGAAGCCTTGCGTTATTGCCTCACCAATCACACCGACCTGGTGTCCGTTCAGAACGAGCGGGATAACCGTTATCTGATGGATTTCCTCAGCCGAAGTTCTGGTTCCCCGGATCAAGTGTGGCTGGGCCTCAAGCGGCACATGAGCTGGCAGTACTGGTACTGGACTGACGATACACCAATCACATTCTCTCACTGGGATGCGGGGCAGCCCAACAACCCTTTCGATGAGCTTTGTGGGGCGGCCAAGTTGACCTCAGATGGCAGCTATGCCTGGCACGACACTTGCTGCCAGCTTCAACTCAGCTTTGTCTGCTATTAG
- the LOC136768540 gene encoding cathepsin K-like, giving the protein MKAVYVLASVALYINVLTCLDPQLDSEWENWRIKFQKQGTRVGDVQRREIWEANYRAVEEHNQRFQEGNATYKMGMNQFGDLTPEEFLNLTQMTMSRPNTRSNNQLTGEELRKAASSLSVTSIDYRTLGYVTPVENQGSCGCCWAFSAAGALEAQWMNKTKQLIPLSKQQLMDCSGDFGNRGCNGGLPFVAYEYIQSIGGIQAEATYPYAMTKQVCAADKSKFVATVKGWMSLPSGNEQALEDALVTIGPVAITIDSTTPSFQFYQSGVFYDPQCTNWKQNHAMVVVGFGTEGTDNYWIIKNSWGTSWGENGYLLLAKDQGDECGVSQNGVIPLV; this is encoded by the exons ATGAAAGCTGTCTATGTCTTGGCCTCTGTGGCTCTCTACATCAATGTGCTCACCTGCCTGGACCCTCAGCTGGACTCTGAGTGGGAGAACTGGAGAATCAAATTCCAGAAACAAGGGACAAGG GTTGGGGATGTGCAGAGAAGAGAAATCTGGGAAGCAAACTACAGAGCCGTTGAGGAGCACAATCAGAGATTCCAAGAGGGCAATGCAACGTACAAAATGGGCATGAACCAATTTGGAGACCTG ACCCCAGAAGAGTTTCTGAACCTGACACAGATGACCATGTCCAGGCCAAACACGAGAAGTAACAATCAGCTGACAGGTGAAGAGCTCCGCAAGGCGGCCAGCAGTCTCAGCGTTACAAGTATTGATTACAGGACCCTGGGCTACGTCACTCCAGTTGAGAATCAG GGCTCATGTGGGTGCTGCTGGGCCTTCAGCGCTGCAGGAGCTCTGGAAGCCCAGTggatgaacaaaacaaaacaactgatCCCTCTGAGCAAACAGCAGCTGATGGACTGCTCCGGGGACTTTGGAAATAGGGGTTGCAATGGAGGATTGCCTTTTGTGGCCTATGAATACATTCAAAGCATTGGAGGGATCCAGGCTGAGGCCACCTACCCCTACGCCATGACG AAACAAGTCTGTGCTGCTGACAAGAGCAAGTTTGTCGCCACAGTGAAGGGCTGGATGTCCCTCCCCAGTGGTAATGAACAGGCCCTGGAAGATGCACTGGTCACCATTGGGCCTGTCGCAATCACCATTGACTCCACAACCCCCAGTTTCCAGTTCTACCAGAGTG GAGTCTTCTATGACCCCCAGTGTACCAACTGGAAACAGAATCACGCCATGGTCGTGGTTGGATTCGGCACTGAAGGAACTGACAATTACTGGATCATCAAGAACAG TTGGGGCACCAGCTGGGGAGAGAACGGCTACCTTCTTCTGGCCAAGGACCAAGGTGACGAATGTGGCGTCAGCCAGAATGGAGTCATCCCATTGGTGTGA